The nucleotide sequence GGAGCCTGCGGCAGCGGCGGCACCATCGTGCCGACGAGCCGCATCTTGTCCGGTACGGCGAAGGGGTAGTCCAGCTCCGGCACCGAGTAGCAGAGCACCATCTCGGCGTGGTCGATCCTGGCCATCATCTGCCGCGCCTCGGGCGCGATCCCCAGCTCCGTACGGATCCGGTTGTCCTCCTCGACGACCTTGCGCACCGAGGACGTCAGGAACATCCCCAGCGTCCGCAGCCGGAAGAGCTGGTTGGCCACCCGCTGCCGGAACGTCATGTTCAGCGGAAGGCCCGAGTGCGGCACGGGGAAGCCGCCCGGCGTGTACGACTTGGCGAAAGGCACGTGCGACGTGAGGACGTTGCTCGGCACGAACGGCACACCCAGCACGAAGGGAATGCCCTTGGTGATGGCCAGCTCGTAACCGAACTGGCACATGCTCTCGATCACCATGAGCGCCGGCTTGACCTCGTCCACGACCGCTTCGAGCCGCCGGTACTTCTCGACCCGCGACTGCGGCGCGAAAGAATGCTTGATGACCGCGCGGTGCGCCTTGAAACGCGAACGCTGGGTCACTTCACGGTACGTCTCGTCGTCCCAGGTGACGGCCGACATCTCCGACACGACATCACCGAGGGAAGCGAACTCGACCGGGGTTTTCACCCCGATCGCCTCGACGTCGGAACGCCCTTTCTCATCCGCGGCGAACCACAGGTCCTCCACTCCGCGGCGTGACAATTCCTCGGCGAGTACGAGCAACGGATTGATGAGACCGCTTTCGGCATAACTGACGAACAGGATCGGCCGCCGAATCGAGTCCATGGACAACACCCTTCACAAGTGGCAGTCCGATGGCTCGGTGCCACACGTACACACGGCCGGTCGCCGGGTGGCCGCCTTCATCGCCACCGCCCCCGGTCCACGCCGTCCGGGGGAGACCGGCGCCGCCGTCAGCGACGGGCGCGCCGCGCGATGAAGCGGGACAGTAACTTGGTCTCACACCACGCTCCGGAGAATCCCTAGTCTTCGCCCGTCGCGCGATTTTTCGTGTCCGGTACGGGCCGCCGGAGCCGCCCCGCAATGACCGGCAGGGGGGTCGGAGAATTCCTTAGGGAAAAGTACAGCGTCGCCGCCCATACGATCCGGCACGGAGAGATGTCCGTGGCCCGACTTTTCGCAGGGGTGTGCAACGTGATGACGATCGGAGCCGACGAAGACCCGGTAGTGGTCGTCGGGATGGCGTGCCGCTATCCGGGCGGCGTGCGCTCCCCCGAGGAGCTGTGGGATCTGGTCCTGGCGGACCGCGACGCGATCTCCGGCTTCCCGGCGGACCGCGGCTGGGACCTGGACGCGCTCGCCGGTGAAGGACCCGGCCGCAGCGTGACGCACGAAGGCGGATTCCTGCACGAGGCCGCCGAGTTCGACGCCGGGTTCTTCGGCATGTCGCCCCGCGAGGCGGTGTCGACCGACCCGCAGCAGCGGCTGGTGCTGGAGACGTCCTGGGAGGCCGTGGAACGGGCCGGTATCGACCCGCTGTCGCTGCGCGGGACCCGTACCGGTGTCTTCGTCGGCACCAACGGCCAGGACTACGCCACCGTCACCCAGCGCTCGCCGCAGGACCTCGCGGGCCATGCCATGACCGGCCTCTCACCGAGCGTCGCCTCCGGGCGGCTCGCCTACACCCTCGGGCTCGAAGGACCGGCGATCACGCTGGACACCGCTTCGTCCTCCTCGCTGGTGGCCCTGCACTGGGCCGCGCGCTCGCTGCGTTCGGGGGAGTGCTCGATGGCCCTGGCCGGCGGTGTCACCGTGATGTCGACGCCGGTGGGCTTCGTCGGCTACTCGCGGCAGGGCGGCCTCGCCCCCGACGGCCGGTGCAAGGTGTTCTCCGACGACGCGGACGGCACCGCCTGGGCCGAGGGCGTGGGCATCGTCGTACTGGAACGCCTGTCCGACGCCCGGGCCAACGGACACCCGGTCCTCGCCGTCGTCCGCGGCTCGGCGACCAACCAGGACGGCGCGTCGAACGGACTGACGTCCCCGAGCGGCCGGGCCCAGGAGCGGGTGATCCGCGACGCCCTCGCCGACGCGGGCCTGTCCACGGCCGACGTCGACGTGGTGGAGGCACACGGCACCGGCACCAAGCTCGGTGACCCGATCGAGGCACAGGCGCTGCTGGACACGTACGGCCAAGGCCGCAGCCCTGAACGGCCGTTGTGGCTCGGCTCCCTCAAGTCGAACATCGGGCACGCCCAGGCCGCCGCCGGCGTCGGGGGCGTCATCAAGATGGTGATGGCCGTCCGGCACGGGCTGATGCCCCGCACCCTGCACGTGAACAAGCGCACCACCGAGGTGGATTGGTCCGACGGCGCGGTGGAACTGCTGACCGAGCCCGTCCTGTGGACCGAGGACGGGCGGCCACGCAGGGCCGGTGTGTCGTCCTTCGGCATCAGCGGCACCAACGCCCACCTGATCGTCGAACAGGCCCCGGCGACCGATGAACCGGCCCCGGACCTCCCGGGTTCGCAGGCGGCCCCACCCGCCCGCGAACCCGGGACCGCGCCCACCGTCGTGCCCTGGCTCGTCTCGGCCAAGACCGAGGCGGCCCTCGACGCCCAACTGGCCCGCCTCACCTCCTTCGTGGACGACCGGCCCGAACTCAGCCCGGTGGACGTCGGGTTCTCGCTGGCCACGAGCCGGTCGGCGCTG is from Streptomyces sp. NBC_00370 and encodes:
- a CDS encoding glycosyltransferase; amino-acid sequence: MDSIRRPILFVSYAESGLINPLLVLAEELSRRGVEDLWFAADEKGRSDVEAIGVKTPVEFASLGDVVSEMSAVTWDDETYREVTQRSRFKAHRAVIKHSFAPQSRVEKYRRLEAVVDEVKPALMVIESMCQFGYELAITKGIPFVLGVPFVPSNVLTSHVPFAKSYTPGGFPVPHSGLPLNMTFRQRVANQLFRLRTLGMFLTSSVRKVVEEDNRIRTELGIAPEARQMMARIDHAEMVLCYSVPELDYPFAVPDKMRLVGTMVPPLPQAPDDGGLSDWLNAHDSVVYMGFGTITRLTREQVGALVDVARRLSDKHAVLWKLPEEQRHLLPAELPDNLRIENWVPSQLDVLAHPHVKVFFTHAGGNGYHEGLYFGKPLVVRPLWVDCDDQAVRGQDFGVSLTLDRPETVDPDDVYDKLARVLGDGAFRARAEYFGRLLRAAGGRDSAAELLLGLPALATR